One window of the Strix uralensis isolate ZFMK-TIS-50842 chromosome 3, bStrUra1, whole genome shotgun sequence genome contains the following:
- the LOC141940955 gene encoding uncharacterized protein LOC141940955 isoform X2 yields the protein MKEQYSVWGKKPGLLLMLLLFFSFSLSPSLPSFNQCLTIQVLEASLPVPDVTEDNLEHDAPPQEPQQPGAVTAPQELDGQQPEVASPLQEPPGEQAEAAGTTIGQTEHSSVTLKEDTETMETSPSDSSTKDGVVAAEKEDAHTVEQLPSLEEDAEDHASEPQSYDLGFKKLFKFFGFRFTVKKEKTGKSEPVQLLTVKKETEVPEGAGDQKEVSSEEIAMPEDALSAEDNTKDILKNEKTEDESPKTPEAKEICSQSAALATDTASPLRKFFTQGWTGFRKKKSFRKPKEDELQSPTEEDGQEKEGATLITETSEKEEKSEFEEQDEERNVTEVTIEEHEKEQTEDEKQQSKRIVADIGVEASGKEELIKHDEQEQKEAVTAATAKESAKEKKAEDDQERKLVEVSDDLGKKEEETEEGEEESEQTEKPLNTSSGVPVVSDIVNGELKTSSEVLPVGEKLESTEKCEIDDRTEISSEERPEAGSLAIEISSEQLKKSEGREGNKRAPLEKETFDEETEEAELKISPTVEDITRGEALDTTTGKKESKEHETKLTLGAPGLKSFSTSECSVDTEDDQQSIKPTDEGLQGKTRIVMTDTIKPDEMTTEITPEEAAGKRPPEGITNEAELLSSQEKNKLQGSPLKKLFTGTGLKKLSGKKRKGKREESKLGEQGEPIQHLPDSPDSPEEQKGESSASSPEEMNEIPSLEKPVDGMQVTENEDAAVSDVERKRESVTPWASFKKMVTPKKRVRRPSESDKEEEIDKTKSVAVSATENTIDENQGELKENGMDQKPEKTTEEPKKKVDTSVSWEAFICVGSSKKRARKSSSSSDEETEHKLGQESQKIEESGQNKEMATDAVLTSSQESDQGQGNSSPEQAGSPSEGEGISTWESFKRLVTPRRRSKTRMEERTEDSVVGSSLEHSTSDGEPGKDESWVPFRKLMPGRRKKKSDGKPAPSHLKQAREDMAETTEEDSDIPAVVPLSEYEAAEQEKIEAQQTKDAEAMREQTSEKERAEQLEETLRVEQAHEGLVHAVTVTVVEGERAVTSIEERSPSWISAALTECIEQAKEEEEKETEKTFESDVTVEEAVVAPKTVPEMRKAVSYDTTASELELTSEAVTAPEETAEASCTEETMEVSLAEETTEMVSAVSQLLETPDTTEEVTPVQEVEATEQNLKELDKQTQKVLDEVVERVKLAGVAQLVSERPESAAIIATVQGIESEVKADAKDGNTVGQETVLPGQSLEKGEHKEDGLQPQGSAGSVQGQNGVEEGVLPEGSERNEVPAAVKESTEGCENVDVLRDESQWQACETAAVEDHEEIPEVEGTVEESSSHDREFPSVKAVTPKEEILVKEEPSEPERLPITELTVEETSDERIPEVQTAVQDKTEDDTSSLGLTAEEPLQLEGGGKTLTARPERTEAVVTVVLIKPERQDEIHDLDSKEQGCTEGSPSRASAQREEEEDDAVLLGVKSTEVTVVEVPLQNEVKTSALPLETNVSGPAADAEQSVRDGAGRDIPAKDSVPQCLEPQCREKTTETPSQSGETTDDKMEDAMLKTETHLENDTTVTEAPMQIEADGISNLASTCPDSTENVSAVLIDIGPKKCERPSSLAEEDTVEKEQELVETSNCQDFQKEDNKNEQSLERPKEVFESGKQEGDECSAAVLQEVLTVQEGGGSDSAFLHAESLEALRVPVLVAAAAVEEHVITEAVMPTDMTAKTVQPLATTPEHMASEGVPVTTVDYSGCETAELGSAEAPEPRVTPASMNGISEEQERPQSTEQPKQNGFPLSDSLSLTHMEFEKDVVQSVTIESQSTKIVLNAIQTAVHKLAETEESAAFESEQHIKSIGKSPSDTDIHELLESTQVDHQLPVKEEDTWREEQELQQSGIVKTATLTESAEIQATVLKTKDTLLTSEMLKDRQSQNSLPIVTSPEDVSMESVRLQKSTLELSTSEDSTKDPLDIHPPKLREKEVGQTVEIPDQHTGQPTYRESEEEQRHPPVEDGKTETWEDDSCQEGTSCDSPQSPNSVAPEALNMC from the exons TTGGACAAACAGAACATTCCAGCGTAACTTTGAAAGAAGACACCGAAACTATGGAGACAAGTCCATCTGACTCAAGCACCAAGGACGGTGTAGTAGCtgctgagaaagaggatgctCATACAGTCGAGCAGTTGCCATCTTTGGAAGAAGATGCAGAAGACCATGCATCTGAGCCACAGTCTTATGATCTGggatttaaaaagctttttaaattttttgggttcagattcacagtgaagaaggaaaagacaggaaaatcgGAACCAGTTCAACTGCTTACtgtaaaaaaggaaacagaagtccctgaaggagctggtgatcaAAAAGAAGTCAGCTCAGAAGAAATAGCGATGCCTGAGGATGCcctctctgcagaagacaacaccaaggacatactgaaaaatgaaaaaacagaagatgaatctcctaaaacaccagaagcaaaggagatttgttctcagtcagctgccttagccactgatactgcatcgccattaagaaaattttttactcaGGGATGGACTGGatttagaaaaaagaagagttttaggaagcctaaagaagatgaactacagtctCCTACTGAAGaagatgggcaagaaaaagagggggcaacgttaataactgaaaccagtgaaaaggaggagaaatctgagtttgaggagcaagatgaggagaggaacgtgacagaagtaactattgaagagcatgagaaggagcaaactgaagatgaaaaacagcagtCAAAAAGGATTGTGGCAGACATAGGAGTGGAAGCAAGCGGGAAGGAAGAGCTAATCAAGCACgatgagcaggaacaaaaagaggctgtaacagcagcaacaGCTAAAGAAAGTGCGaaggagaaaaaggctgaagatGATCAAGAAAGGAAACTGGTGGAAGTCTCAGATGATCTtggtaaaaaggaagaagaaaccgaagaaggagaagaagaaagtgaGCAGACAGAGAAACCACTAAACACAAGCTCAGGGGTACCTGTTGTTTCTGACATTGTGAATGGAGAActgaaaacatcctcagaagtcCTACCTGTGGGAGAAAAACTGGAGTCCACAGAGAAGTGTGAAATAGATGacagaactgaaatatcctctgaagagagacctgaagcaGGATCCTTGGCAATTGAAATTTCtagtgaacagcttaaaaaatctgaaggaagagaaggaaataaacgtGCTCcactagagaaagaaacatttgatgaagaaacagaggaagcagaattgaaaatatcaCCCACAGTAGAAGACATCACACGAGGAGAAGCTCTGGATACAaccacagggaagaaagaaagcaaagaacatgagacaaaactgactctgggtgctcctggattgaagtccttttctacttctgaatgtTCCGTTGACACAGAGGATGATCAACAGTCTATCAAACCCACTGATGAaggattacagggaaaaactCGCATAGTTATGACTGATACTATCAAACCGGATGAAATGACCACAGAAATAAcgcctgaagaggcagctggaaagaggcctccagaaggtatcacaaacgaagctgaactgctgtcttctcaagaaaaaaataaactgcaaggcagccctttaaagaaactctttacgggtactggattaaaaaaactgtctggaaagaagcgtaaaggcaaaagagaagaatctaagTTAGGGGAACAGGGTGAACCAATTCAGCACTTACCAGATTCCCCAGATagcccagaggaacaaaaaggggagagttctgcttcttctcctgaggagatgaatgaaattccttctttggagaaaCCTGTAGACGGAATGcaggtcactgaaaatgaagatgctgcAGTTTCAGATGTGGAGCGAAAAAGAGAAAGTGTTACACCCtgggcatcatttaaaaagatggtgaCTCCCAAGAAGCGTGTCAGAAGACCTTCTGAaagtgataaagaagaagaaattgataaGACAAAGAGTGTTGCAGTGTCTGCAACTGAAAATACTATTGATGAAAatcagggagaattaaaagaaaatgggatggaccagaaaccagagaaaaccACAGAAGAGCCCAAAAAAAAGGTTGACACCTCTGTGTCCTGGGAAGCTTTTATATGTGtaggttcttcaaagaaaagagccaggaaatcatcatcatcatctgatgaagaaactgaacataagcttggtcaagaaagccaaaaaatagaagagtctggacagaacaaagaaatggCAACAGATGCAGTTCTTACTAGTTCTCAGGAGAGCGACCAAGGACAAGGGAATTCTTCCCCAGAACAAGCTGGAAGCCCATCCGAAGGGGAAGGTATTTCAACATGGGAATCATTTAAAAGGTTAGTCACTCCAAGAAGgagatccaaaaccagaatggaagagagaactGAAGACTCTGTTGTGGGATCTAGCCTTGAGCATTCAACATCGGATGGTGAGCCTGGAAAAGATGAATCATGGgttccatttagaaaactgatgcctgggcgtaggaagaaaaagtcagatggaaagccagcaccaagtcatcttaaacaagcaagagaagacatggcagaaacaactgaagaagaTTCGGATATTCCAGCTGTTGTTCCTTTATCTGAAtatgaagcagcagagcaggagaaaattgAAGCCCAACAAACAAAAGATGCTGAAGCGATGAGAGaacaaacctcagagaaggagagagcagaacaATTAGAGGAGACCCTAAGAGTTGAGCAAGCACATGAGGGACTGGTACATGCAGTTACTGTTACCgttgtggaaggggaaagggcggTTACCAGTATTGAAGAAAGGTCACCATCTTGGatatctgctgctctgacagagtgcattgagcaggcaaaagaagaggaagagaaagaaactgagaaaacatttgaatCAGATGTTActgtggaagaagcagtggtagctcctaagacagtgccagagatgagaaaggctgtAAGTTATGACACCACAGCAAGTGAGCTAGAGCTGacctcagaagcagtgacagctccAGAGGAGACGGCAGaagcttcctgcactgaagaaacaatggaagtgtcccttgctgaggagacaactgagatggtttctgctgtttcacagtTGTTAGAAACCCCAGATACTACAGAGGAAGTGACGCCTGTACAAGAAGTAGAGGCCACTgaacaaaatttgaaagaattagacaaacagacacaaaaagttcTTGATGAAGTTGTTGAAAGAGTAAAGTTAGCAGGTGTAGCACAGCTGGTTAGTGAAAGACCCGAGTCAGCAGCTATAATTGCAACAGTACAAGGCATTgagtcagaagtgaaagctgacgCTAAAGATGGGAACACTGTAGGCCAGGAAACTGTTTTGCCTGGACAgtccttggaaaaaggagaacacaaggaggatggcctccagccccagggaagtGCAGGGAGCGTTCAGGGCCAAAACGGAGTTGAAGAGGGTGTTCTACCCGaaggttcagagagaaatgaagtacctgctgcagtgaaagaaagcacagaaggatgtgaaaatgtagatgtattgAGAGATGAAAGCCAGTGGCAGGCATGTGAAACAGCAGCTGTAGAAGAccatgaagaaatacctgaagtggAGGGGACAGTAGAGGAATCTTCATCACATGACAGAGAGTTTCCCAGCGTCAAAGCAGTCACTCCCAAGGAAGAGATATTAGTAAAGGAGGAGCCTTCAGAACCAGAGAGACTGCCCATAACAGAATTGACAGTAGAGGAGACGAGCGATGAACGTATTCCGGAAGTACAGACTGCG GTGCAGGACAAGACAGAGGATGATACCTCTTCCTTGGGGCTTACAGCTGAAGAGCCTCTGCAGCTTGAAGGAGGGGGCAAAACCCTCACTGCGAGACCAGAGCGTACAGAAGCAGTTGTCACTGTGGTCCTCATTAAACCTGAAAGACAAGATGAAATTCATGACTTAGACTCAAAAGAGCAAGGTTGTACTGAAGGAAGTCCTAGCAGGGCATCTGcccagagagaagaagaggaagatgatgcTGTGCTTCTTGGAGTAAAAAGCACAGAAGTCACTGTTGTTGAGGTTCCACTGCAGAATGAGGTAAAAACCTCTGCCCTTCCTTTGGAAACAAATGTCTCAGGACCAGCTGCAGATGCTGAGCAGAGTGtgagggatggggctggcagggacatTCCAGCAAAAGATTCTGTGCCACAGTGCCTAGAGCcacaatgcagagaaaaaacaactgaaacCCCCTCCCAGAGTGGTGAAACCACAGATGACAAAATGGAAGATGCTATGCTCAAAACTGAAACACACTTGGAGAATGACACCACTGTCACTGAGGCTCCCATGCAGATTGAAGCAGACGGCATATCTAATTTAGCATCAACATGCCCAGATAGCACGGAAAATGTAAGTGCTGTCCTCATTGACATAGGTCCTAAGAAATGTGAAAGGCCAAGCAGCTTAGCTGAAGAAGACACTgtggaaaaagaacaagaacttGTAGAAACCTCCAACTGTCAAGACTTTCAGAAAGAAGATAACAAAAATGAGCAATCACTGGAAAGACCCAAAGAAGTATTTGAATCTGGAAAACAGGAAGGTGATGAATGTTCAGCTGCGGTCCTGCAAGAGGTTTTAACCGTGCAAGAAGGTGGCGGCTCTGACTCGGCCTTCCTACACGCTGAAAGCTTGGAAGCTCTGAGAGTGCCTGTGCTTGTAGCAGCTGCAGCAGTTGAAGAGCATGTCATCACAGAAGCAGTAATGCCCACAGACATGACAGCCAAAACTGTACAGCCCTTGGCAACCACACCAGAGCATATGGCTTCTGAAGGGGTCCCAGTTACTACTGTTGACTATTCAGGCTGTGAGACTGCAGAGCTTGGTAGTGCAGAAGCACCTGAACCTCGAGTGACTCCTGCTTCCATGAATGGAATATCAGAGGAGCAAGAGCGGCCCCAGAGTACAGAGCAACCCAAACAAAATGGTTTTCCTCTAAGTGACAGCCTGTCTCTCACCCACATGGAATTTGAGAAGGATGTTGTTCAGTCTGTGACTATAGAGTCCCAGAGTACGAAAATTGTATTAAATGCCATCCAGACGGCTGTTCACAAACTTGCAGAAACAGAAGAGTCAGCTGCCTTTGAGTCAGAGCAGCACATTAAGTCCATAGGGAAAAGCCCATCAGATACAGATATCCATGAACTTCTGGAAAGTACGCAGGTGGATCATCAACTTCCAGTAAAAGAGGAAGATACATGGAGAGAAGAACAAGAGCTCCAGCAATCAGGAATAGTGAAAACTGCTACCTTAACAGAGTCTGCAGAAATTCAGGcaactgtattaaaaacaaaagatacGCTGTTAACTTCTGAGATGCTGAAAGACAGACAAAGTCAGAATTCTTTACCAATTGTGACTAGCCCTGAAGATGTTTCAATGGAAAGTGTGAGACTTCAGAAATCAACACTAGAACTAAGTACTTCAGAAGACTCAACCAAAGACCCCCTAGATATACATCCACCAAAATTAAGGGAAAAAGAGGTTGGGCAGACTGTGGAAATCCCAGACCAACATACAGGTCAGCCAACATACAGAGAAAGTGAGGAAGAACAACGTCACCCGCCAGTGGAAGATGGGAAAACAGAGACATGGGAGGATGATAGCTGCCAAGAAGGAACGTCCTGTGATAGTCCACAAAGTCCGAACTCAGTGGCTCCCGAGGCCTTGAAT atgtgctaa